One genomic window of Hymenobacter sp. J193 includes the following:
- a CDS encoding ATP-binding protein — protein MAGWPGRDLPYAEARALTLGLTAWQQHRARPDRARRLLAEAVALLTQNPGSAPQGKPRQDLAGFALAMREPAPALALLRPLQQRYQQSGSLLPLSQVTELLAQTHAQAGRYDSAYYYARRTQDLTDTLRQAQQFAALAATEGRFRTREQAAQIANLTEREGQQTRLVRLAGVGAALLALLALAIWLALRTTRRLNGRLAAQTGQLQAQAERLGELDVAKNQFFANASHELRTPLTLVLAPLETLLDNPNQKLPVAVRAPVALAHRQARRLSELIDRILDLTKLQAGRLTLQATPTAVAPLLRRVVGQFAPLAAARGLALHGAEPLPEGLHLLLDADKVEQILTNLLSNALNHTPLGGTVAVEAALPAPDGYYALTVRDTGPGIAAAEHERVFERFYQSPQKQAQGGTGLGLALSRELAELLGGTLTLTSTPGQGATFTLRFPATEAGSRREEVVVNTEERRVTPGEVGAGLTSQPVPPTPAIDNLPAPASALLLHTSRPRVLVVEDEPDLRAYLSELLSPAYEVLTAADGQEALELLSREAPVDLITTDAMMPRLSGTELLTRLKTDPARAGLPVLMLTARADAVHRLDALTVGVDDYLTKPFAPAELLARVQTLLLRHAVRRQFAALPQEGPDEIAIPPAADTPAALPAATGASTGAAATEAPAPPAGAGEQLAQWQAQVVGHLSAEQFGPPELALLLNVSERTLYRRLGEWAGLTPAAWLREQRLHQARQLLEAGDFGTVAAVAEAVGFASAKYFSNLYAERFGRRPSDYRAPRK, from the coding sequence ATGGCCGGCTGGCCGGGCCGCGACCTTCCCTACGCCGAGGCGCGGGCCCTGACGCTGGGCCTGACCGCCTGGCAGCAGCACCGCGCCCGCCCTGATCGTGCCCGCCGCCTGCTAGCCGAAGCCGTGGCACTGCTCACCCAAAACCCCGGCTCCGCCCCCCAGGGCAAGCCCCGCCAAGACCTGGCGGGCTTTGCCCTGGCCATGCGCGAGCCAGCTCCCGCCCTGGCGTTGCTGCGGCCGCTGCAGCAACGCTACCAGCAGTCGGGCAGCTTGTTGCCTCTGAGCCAGGTCACCGAGCTACTTGCCCAGACGCATGCCCAGGCCGGCCGCTACGACAGCGCCTATTACTATGCCCGCCGCACCCAGGACCTCACCGACACGCTGCGCCAGGCTCAGCAGTTTGCGGCCCTGGCCGCGACGGAAGGCCGGTTCCGCACCCGCGAGCAGGCCGCCCAGATTGCCAACCTCACCGAGCGCGAGGGGCAGCAGACGCGCCTGGTACGCTTGGCCGGCGTCGGCGCTGCGCTGCTGGCGTTGCTGGCACTGGCCATCTGGCTGGCGTTGCGCACCACCCGCCGCCTCAACGGGCGGCTGGCGGCCCAAACGGGCCAGCTGCAGGCCCAGGCCGAGCGCCTGGGCGAACTGGACGTAGCCAAAAACCAGTTCTTTGCCAATGCCAGCCATGAGCTACGCACCCCGCTCACGCTGGTGCTGGCCCCACTCGAAACTCTGCTCGACAACCCCAACCAGAAGCTGCCGGTCGCCGTGCGCGCGCCCGTGGCGCTGGCCCACCGGCAGGCCCGCCGCCTGAGCGAGCTGATTGACCGCATTCTGGATTTGACCAAGCTGCAGGCCGGCCGCCTCACCCTGCAGGCCACGCCTACGGCCGTAGCGCCGCTGCTGCGCCGGGTGGTGGGCCAGTTTGCGCCCCTGGCTGCTGCCCGCGGCCTAGCCCTGCACGGAGCCGAACCCCTGCCCGAGGGGCTGCACCTGCTGCTGGATGCCGACAAGGTGGAGCAGATTCTGACTAACCTGCTCAGTAATGCCTTGAACCACACGCCCCTTGGCGGAACAGTAGCGGTGGAGGCCGCCTTGCCCGCCCCCGATGGCTACTACGCCCTGACCGTGCGCGACACCGGGCCCGGCATTGCGGCGGCCGAGCACGAGCGGGTATTCGAGCGGTTCTATCAAAGTCCGCAGAAGCAGGCGCAGGGCGGTACCGGCCTGGGCCTGGCCCTGAGTCGGGAGCTGGCCGAGCTGCTGGGCGGCACGCTCACGCTAACCAGCACCCCGGGGCAGGGGGCCACCTTCACGTTGCGCTTCCCGGCCACGGAAGCAGGCAGCAGGAGGGAAGAGGTGGTAGTAAATACTGAAGAGAGAAGAGTGACCCCAGGCGAAGTGGGTGCCGGACTGACTTCCCAGCCGGTGCCTCCCACGCCTGCAATCGACAACCTGCCAGCTCCTGCCTCTGCCCTCCTGCTTCATACATCCCGGCCCCGCGTGCTGGTAGTGGAGGATGAGCCCGATTTGCGCGCCTACCTGAGCGAACTGTTAAGCCCAGCCTACGAGGTACTCACCGCCGCCGATGGGCAGGAGGCGTTGGAGCTGCTCAGCCGCGAAGCACCTGTGGACCTGATTACCACCGACGCCATGATGCCGCGCCTGAGCGGCACCGAGCTGCTGACCCGCCTCAAGACTGACCCCGCCCGGGCCGGCCTGCCGGTGCTCATGCTCACGGCCCGCGCCGATGCAGTTCACCGCCTGGACGCCCTCACCGTGGGCGTGGACGACTACCTGACCAAGCCCTTCGCTCCGGCCGAACTGCTGGCCCGCGTGCAGACGCTGCTGCTCCGCCACGCTGTGCGCCGCCAGTTTGCCGCCTTGCCCCAGGAGGGGCCGGATGAGATTGCCATTCCCCCCGCTGCCGATACTCCCGCAGCGCTGCCCGCCGCAACAGGCGCATCAACCGGGGCCGCTGCCACCGAAGCTCCGGCCCCGCCGGCTGGCGCGGGCGAGCAGCTGGCGCAGTGGCAGGCGCAGGTGGTGGGGCACTTGTCGGCGGAGCAGTTTGGCCCGCCTGAGCTGGCCCTCTTGCTGAACGTGAGCGAGCGGACGCTCTACCGCCGGCTGGGCGAGTGGGCCGGCCTTACGCCGGCGGCCTGGCTGCGCGAGCAGCGCCTGCACCAAGCCCGTCAGCTGCTCGAAGCCGGCGACTTCGGCACGGTGGCGGCGGTGGCCGAGGCGGTGGGCTTTGCCTCGGCCAAGTACTTCAGCAACCTGTACGCCGAGCGGTTTGGCCGGCGCCCCAGCGACTACCGCGCGCCCCGTAAGTAG
- a CDS encoding tetratricopeptide repeat protein: MLLLCCLFLACCRQAGRAWGQFWLAGLLLAVPVPGPAQTGGRPLPHALTPLLPPQAARGAADVARQRIDHAHRPTDSLGRLLVYVRRAQAFRTGHRPDSAAHYLGRAWKLVSARQGQQQPVVVIKLADDLAGLHYARGSYDSTLYYYQQAARQFRAAGLDSTVGPAPATAPTAGSRWPEGAPLPGILANAGSACRALGRLPLALHYYGRARNLFRQQGNLSGIGWTQCLLGETYAAQGLYPQAEQAYEQAIATYRRYGQQPANQGPAGGALADVLVSYYLPLLLEGHSRRPAAYASTLAAEADSLLQMSLLPAELRTYPNIALLLTRLNLVPAQVALQAGAPAAAAPGWAAPAPGCPTGLRPTQQWPAGRAATFPTPRRGP, translated from the coding sequence TTGCTGCTGCTCTGCTGCCTGTTTCTTGCCTGTTGCCGCCAAGCTGGCCGGGCCTGGGGCCAGTTCTGGCTAGCGGGCCTGCTGCTGGCCGTCCCGGTGCCCGGTCCGGCCCAAACTGGCGGGCGTCCGCTGCCTCACGCCCTGACGCCGTTGTTACCGCCTCAGGCTGCTAGAGGGGCGGCCGACGTGGCCCGCCAGCGAATCGACCACGCCCATCGGCCCACCGACTCGCTGGGCCGGCTGCTGGTCTACGTGCGCCGGGCGCAGGCTTTCCGGACAGGGCACCGCCCCGACTCGGCCGCCCACTACCTGGGGCGGGCCTGGAAGCTGGTCAGCGCCCGGCAAGGGCAGCAACAGCCGGTCGTGGTAATAAAGCTGGCCGACGACCTAGCCGGGCTGCACTACGCCCGGGGCAGCTACGATAGCACGCTCTACTATTACCAGCAGGCAGCCCGGCAGTTTCGGGCTGCGGGCCTCGACAGCACCGTGGGGCCCGCCCCCGCTACTGCCCCAACCGCCGGCTCGCGCTGGCCCGAAGGGGCCCCGCTGCCCGGCATTCTGGCCAATGCCGGCTCGGCCTGCCGCGCCCTGGGCCGCCTGCCCCTGGCCCTGCACTACTACGGGCGGGCCCGGAACCTTTTCCGGCAGCAGGGCAACCTGAGCGGTATTGGCTGGACCCAGTGCCTGCTGGGCGAAACCTACGCCGCCCAGGGCCTCTACCCCCAGGCCGAGCAAGCCTACGAGCAGGCCATAGCTACCTACCGCCGCTACGGGCAGCAGCCTGCCAACCAGGGCCCGGCCGGCGGGGCCCTGGCCGATGTGCTGGTGAGCTACTACCTGCCTCTGCTGCTGGAGGGCCACAGCCGCCGGCCGGCCGCCTACGCCAGCACCCTGGCCGCCGAGGCTGACTCCCTGCTGCAAATGTCCTTGCTGCCCGCTGAGCTGCGCACCTACCCCAACATCGCCCTGCTGCTCACGCGCCTGAACCTGGTGCCCGCGCAAGTGGCGCTGCAAGCCGGAGCGCCCGCGGCGGCGGCCCCTGGCTGGGCCGCGCCCGCGCCTGGCTGCCCTACGGGGCTTCGGCCGACACAACAATGGCCGGCTGGCCGGGCCGCGACCTTCCCTACGCCGAGGCGCGGGCCCTGA
- the atpG gene encoding ATP synthase F1 subunit gamma, with protein MASLKEVRNRIVSVQSTQQITKAMKMVAAAKLRRAQDNILRMRPYAQRLNSILSNLTGLTGGEVVSEYAVQREVRRVLVIAITSDRGLAGAFNSNIFKGVNQLLRERYAAQATVGTVTFMAIGKKAHDYFAKRGPLLGNYQHVFGKLSFDTVREAAEAAMEGFRTGQFDEVVMVYNEFRNVATQIVRAEQLLPLVPAEPIAAATATSNVDYIFEPSKEEIVQTLIPQSLKVQLYKAVLESNASEHGARMTAMDKATDNAGELLKSLKLTYNRTRQAAITTEILEIVGGAEALAASR; from the coding sequence ATGGCTAGCTTAAAAGAAGTTCGGAACCGCATCGTATCGGTGCAGAGCACGCAGCAAATCACCAAAGCCATGAAAATGGTGGCGGCGGCCAAGCTGCGGCGGGCTCAGGACAACATCCTGCGCATGCGCCCTTACGCTCAGCGGCTCAACAGCATTCTGAGCAACCTTACCGGCCTCACGGGTGGCGAGGTAGTGAGCGAGTACGCCGTACAGCGCGAGGTGCGCCGCGTGCTGGTCATTGCCATTACCTCCGACCGGGGCTTGGCTGGTGCCTTCAACAGCAACATCTTCAAAGGCGTGAATCAGCTGCTGCGCGAGCGGTATGCTGCCCAAGCTACCGTCGGCACCGTAACCTTCATGGCCATCGGTAAGAAGGCCCACGACTATTTCGCTAAGCGCGGTCCGTTGCTGGGCAACTATCAGCACGTGTTCGGCAAGCTGTCGTTTGATACCGTGCGCGAAGCTGCTGAGGCCGCTATGGAAGGTTTCCGCACCGGCCAGTTCGACGAGGTAGTGATGGTGTACAACGAGTTTCGCAACGTAGCCACGCAGATCGTGCGCGCCGAGCAGCTGCTGCCTCTGGTTCCCGCCGAGCCCATTGCCGCTGCCACAGCCACCTCGAACGTAGACTACATCTTCGAGCCCTCGAAGGAGGAAATTGTGCAGACCCTGATTCCACAGTCCCTGAAGGTGCAGCTCTACAAGGCCGTGCTGGAAAGCAACGCCTCCGAGCACGGCGCCCGCATGACGGCTATGGACAAGGCAACCGACAACGCCGGCGAGCTGCTAAAGTCACTCAAGCTCACCTACAACCGTACCCGTCAGGCCGCTATTACCACCGAGATTCTCGAAATCGTGGGTGGTGCCGAGGCCCTGGCTGCCAGTCGCTAA
- the atpA gene encoding F0F1 ATP synthase subunit alpha, whose amino-acid sequence MAEVRPDEVSAILREQLSNFKTAAELEEVGTVLQVGDGVARIYGLGNAQSGELLEFENGLQALVLNLEEDNVGAVMLGDYSEIREGATVRRTNKIASINVGEGIVGRVVNTLGQPIDGRGPIQGETYDMPLERKAPGVIYRQPVTEPMQTGIKAIDAMIPIGRGQRELIIGDRQTGKSAVAIDTILNQREFFERGEPVFCIYVAVGQKASTVAQVVNSLQRGGAMDYTVVVSASASDPAPMQFFAPFTGAAIGEFFRDTGRPALVVYDDLSKQAVAYREVSLLLRRPPGREAYPGDVFYLHSRLLERAAKINASDVIARDMNDLPESIKHLVKGGGSLTALPLIETQAGDVSAYIPTNVISITDGQIFLETNLFNSGIRPAINVGISVSRVGGNAQIKSMKKVAGTLKLDQAQFRELEAFAKFGSDLDASTKLTIERGRRNLEILKQPQFSPQKVEDQVAVIYAATNGLLDQVPVNKVREFEKEFVQVMNTRHPDVLKSLKAGKLDDTITNAIRQVAKDLSAVYATK is encoded by the coding sequence ATGGCAGAAGTACGTCCGGATGAAGTATCCGCCATTCTGCGGGAGCAGCTGTCCAACTTCAAAACCGCCGCCGAGCTCGAAGAGGTTGGTACGGTACTGCAGGTTGGCGACGGTGTAGCCCGCATCTACGGCCTGGGCAATGCCCAGTCGGGGGAATTGCTCGAATTTGAAAATGGCCTGCAGGCCCTGGTGCTCAACCTGGAAGAAGACAACGTAGGTGCCGTAATGCTCGGCGACTACAGCGAAATCCGGGAAGGCGCTACGGTGCGCCGCACCAATAAAATTGCCTCTATCAACGTTGGCGAGGGTATTGTCGGCCGCGTGGTGAACACGCTGGGCCAGCCCATTGACGGCCGCGGCCCCATCCAGGGCGAAACCTACGACATGCCCCTGGAGCGTAAGGCTCCCGGTGTAATCTACCGCCAGCCGGTAACCGAGCCCATGCAAACGGGTATCAAGGCTATTGACGCCATGATTCCAATTGGGCGCGGTCAGCGCGAGCTGATCATCGGCGACCGTCAGACGGGTAAGTCGGCGGTAGCTATTGACACCATCCTGAACCAGCGCGAGTTCTTCGAGCGCGGGGAGCCTGTTTTCTGCATCTACGTAGCCGTAGGGCAGAAAGCTTCCACCGTAGCTCAGGTAGTAAACTCCCTGCAGCGCGGTGGTGCCATGGACTACACGGTAGTGGTTTCGGCTTCGGCTTCGGATCCGGCTCCTATGCAGTTCTTTGCGCCCTTCACCGGCGCCGCCATCGGTGAGTTCTTCCGCGACACCGGCCGTCCGGCCCTCGTGGTGTACGACGATTTGTCGAAGCAGGCGGTGGCCTACCGCGAGGTGTCGCTGCTGCTACGCCGTCCTCCCGGACGCGAAGCTTATCCGGGTGACGTGTTTTACCTGCACAGCCGCCTATTGGAGCGCGCCGCGAAGATCAACGCTTCCGACGTAATTGCCCGCGATATGAACGACCTGCCCGAGAGCATCAAGCACCTCGTGAAAGGCGGCGGTTCGCTCACGGCTCTGCCGCTAATCGAAACCCAGGCAGGTGACGTTTCGGCTTACATCCCAACCAACGTAATTTCGATTACGGATGGGCAGATCTTCCTCGAAACCAACCTGTTCAACTCGGGTATCCGGCCGGCTATCAACGTAGGTATTTCGGTATCGCGCGTGGGTGGTAACGCCCAGATCAAGTCGATGAAGAAAGTGGCGGGTACGCTGAAGCTTGACCAGGCTCAGTTCCGCGAGCTGGAAGCCTTCGCCAAGTTCGGCTCCGACCTCGATGCCTCGACCAAGCTCACCATTGAGCGTGGCCGTCGCAACCTCGAAATCCTGAAGCAGCCCCAGTTCTCGCCCCAGAAGGTAGAAGATCAGGTGGCCGTGATTTACGCCGCAACCAACGGTCTGCTCGACCAGGTGCCCGTAAACAAGGTGCGTGAGTTCGAGAAGGAGTTCGTGCAGGTGATGAACACGCGTCACCCCGACGTACTGAAGTCCCTGAAAGCCGGCAAGCTGGATGACACCATCACCAACGCCATCCGTCAGGTAGCCAAAGACCTGTCGGCGGTGTACGCCACTAAGTAA
- the atpH gene encoding ATP synthase F1 subunit delta yields MSEQRVASRYAKSLLDLAEERGTLAQVKEDMDLFSKTLDENRDLRLLLRNPIVNHDKKLAILRAVFGGKVSDLTEKFFTIVTQKNRESALEFIGSEFRTQFNQLRGVQTAEVTTATPLDAPTRLQVVQLVREQTGLQQVTLTEKVDASLIGGFVLRVGDQQIDDSVRHRLRKLRSEFSKNPYQSQL; encoded by the coding sequence ATGTCTGAACAACGAGTTGCTTCCCGCTACGCCAAGTCCCTGCTGGATCTGGCTGAGGAGCGCGGGACGCTGGCACAGGTGAAAGAGGATATGGACTTGTTCAGCAAGACGCTGGACGAGAACCGCGACCTGCGCCTGCTGCTGCGCAACCCCATCGTGAACCACGATAAAAAGCTCGCCATCCTGCGCGCGGTGTTCGGGGGCAAGGTGTCGGACCTCACGGAGAAGTTCTTCACCATCGTCACCCAGAAAAACCGCGAAAGCGCACTGGAATTCATTGGCTCCGAGTTTCGGACCCAGTTCAACCAGCTGCGCGGCGTACAAACGGCCGAAGTAACCACGGCTACCCCACTGGATGCGCCCACGCGCCTACAGGTAGTACAGCTGGTGCGCGAGCAAACCGGCCTCCAGCAGGTCACCCTCACCGAGAAGGTAGATGCCTCACTCATCGGCGGCTTTGTGCTGCGCGTGGGCGACCAGCAGATTGACGACTCGGTACGTCACCGCCTGCGCAAGCTGCGCAGCGAATTCTCGAAGAACCCCTACCAATCCCAACTATAA
- a CDS encoding F0F1 ATP synthase subunit B: MLTNPSIGLLFWQLVIFLILLFLLTKFAWKPILSSLRERESSIEGALRMADQAKLEMQELKAGNEKLLAEARMERDRILKEATTVSNQLIEQAKTKATEEGNRMIVQAREAIQNEKNAALAEVKNTAAKLSIDIAERILRRELADQPAQQQLVDSYLKEVKLN; the protein is encoded by the coding sequence ATGCTTACCAACCCTAGTATTGGCCTGCTGTTCTGGCAGCTGGTCATTTTCCTGATTCTTCTCTTCCTGCTCACCAAGTTCGCCTGGAAGCCCATCCTCAGCTCGCTGCGCGAGCGGGAAAGCTCCATCGAAGGCGCGCTGCGCATGGCCGACCAGGCCAAGCTGGAAATGCAGGAGCTGAAAGCCGGCAACGAAAAGCTGCTGGCCGAAGCCCGCATGGAGCGCGACCGTATTCTGAAGGAAGCCACCACGGTATCCAACCAGCTCATTGAGCAGGCCAAAACCAAGGCTACTGAAGAAGGCAACCGCATGATTGTGCAGGCCCGCGAAGCCATTCAGAACGAGAAAAATGCCGCTCTGGCCGAGGTGAAAAACACCGCTGCCAAGCTGTCCATCGATATTGCAGAGCGCATCCTGCGCCGCGAGCTGGCCGACCAGCCCGCTCAGCAGCAGCTCGTGGACTCGTACCTGAAGGAAGTAAAATTGAATTAG
- the atpE gene encoding ATP synthase F0 subunit C gives MLLSLLLQVVNAVGLAVMGAGIGAGLAILGAGLGIGRIGGSAMEAIGRQPEASGKIQTAMLIVAALVEGAALFAVVVCLLIALKLQ, from the coding sequence ATGCTGCTCTCTCTGTTGCTGCAGGTTGTTAATGCTGTTGGTCTGGCTGTAATGGGTGCCGGTATCGGTGCCGGTCTGGCTATTCTGGGTGCTGGTCTGGGTATCGGCCGCATCGGTGGCTCGGCCATGGAAGCCATCGGCCGTCAGCCGGAGGCCTCCGGCAAAATCCAGACGGCTATGCTGATCGTAGCTGCTCTGGTGGAAGGTGCTGCTCTGTTCGCAGTAGTAGTCTGCCTGCTGATTGCCCTGAAGCTTCAGTAG
- the atpB gene encoding F0F1 ATP synthase subunit A — protein MKRLLIALFCVLSFPVFAQEQTASVHEANKEEEAFNAGELILHHVGDSHEWHFFGEEGEGPHFTLPLPVMAYQPGKGLSVFSSHHLYPEGTVHEGLKLEHETLEAVDGSKVYDLSITKNVASLLLSVVLLIAVFFTVAGGYRKNHGHAPKGVQSFFEPIIIFVRDEVAKKAIGPKYERYLPYLLTIFFFIWFNNLLGLLPGAANLTGNLAVTFLFAFLTLLITTFSSNKYYWSHIFWTPGVPLWLRPIMIPVELIGVISKPFSLMVRLFANVTAGHIIILSFIALIFIFNTIGIAPLSIAFGLFINVLELLVAILQAYIFTLLTAMYIGGAVEEHHDHDYGIGGDDADAPLPVAGGHAH, from the coding sequence ATGAAGCGCTTACTGATAGCCCTCTTCTGTGTTCTTTCTTTCCCTGTTTTTGCTCAAGAGCAAACGGCTTCCGTCCATGAGGCCAACAAAGAAGAGGAGGCCTTCAACGCCGGCGAGCTGATCCTGCACCACGTAGGCGACTCCCACGAGTGGCATTTCTTCGGTGAAGAAGGTGAAGGTCCTCATTTCACCCTGCCTTTGCCCGTTATGGCTTACCAGCCCGGCAAAGGTCTGTCGGTTTTCTCCTCGCACCACCTCTACCCCGAGGGTACCGTGCACGAAGGTCTCAAGCTGGAGCACGAAACCCTCGAAGCCGTAGATGGCAGCAAGGTCTATGACCTGTCCATCACCAAGAACGTAGCTTCGCTGCTGCTGAGTGTGGTGCTGCTGATTGCGGTATTCTTCACAGTGGCCGGCGGCTACCGCAAAAACCACGGCCACGCGCCCAAGGGTGTGCAGTCCTTCTTCGAGCCCATCATCATCTTTGTGCGCGACGAAGTAGCCAAGAAAGCCATTGGCCCGAAGTACGAGCGGTACCTGCCGTACCTGCTCACCATCTTCTTCTTTATCTGGTTCAACAACCTGCTGGGCTTGCTGCCCGGCGCGGCCAACCTCACCGGCAACCTGGCCGTGACGTTCCTGTTCGCCTTCCTCACCCTGCTCATCACCACATTCAGCTCCAATAAGTACTACTGGTCGCACATTTTCTGGACGCCCGGTGTTCCGCTGTGGCTGCGTCCGATTATGATTCCGGTGGAGCTCATCGGCGTGATTTCGAAGCCTTTCTCTCTGATGGTTCGACTGTTTGCCAACGTTACGGCCGGTCACATCATCATCCTGAGCTTCATTGCCCTGATCTTCATTTTCAACACCATTGGTATTGCGCCGCTGTCAATTGCCTTTGGCCTGTTTATCAACGTGCTGGAGCTGCTGGTAGCCATTCTGCAGGCCTACATCTTCACACTGCTCACGGCCATGTACATCGGTGGAGCCGTGGAAGAGCACCACGACCACGACTACGGCATCGGCGGTGACGATGCCGACGCACCGCTGCCCGTTGCGGGTGGCCACGCGCACTAA
- a CDS encoding AtpZ/AtpI family protein, translating into MSESPTPQDSRSTGSTFGKFAGAGMQMLAIIGLSTWLGVWLDGRYNSSPWATVGLSLLGIFVALYQVIRAVSEKS; encoded by the coding sequence ATGTCTGAGTCACCCACGCCGCAGGATTCCCGCTCAACCGGTAGCACCTTTGGCAAGTTTGCCGGCGCCGGTATGCAGATGCTGGCCATCATCGGCCTAAGCACCTGGCTGGGCGTGTGGCTCGACGGGCGCTACAACAGCAGCCCCTGGGCTACAGTGGGCCTAAGCTTGCTGGGCATCTTCGTTGCCCTATATCAGGTTATTCGGGCAGTATCGGAGAAGAGTTAA